ATCTGCACAGGGACACTGGAACACCAATACCAGTTATTGTACTGTATATAAAAGCATAAGCTGCCGATCAAAAAACATTCGAACATCAACAATCAAACATGTACACCAAGGTACATTTAAGGgctttaagtatattttaatttagtataaCGTTTAACTTACATCAATGTTTAAGATCCCTACAAGTGTTAGACTCACGTGATttagattttttgttaaatttttttttaattacaaaccAGTGAAACTATTCTACCAGTGGGTGGCGCTTTTGCAAGACGCTGGCtagattattgtgtttcggtctgaaaggcgccgtaactattgaaattactgggcaaatgagacaacatgttgtgtctcaaggtgacgagcgcaattgtagcatcgctcagaattattgggtttctcaagaatcctgagcggctctgcattgtaatgggcaggggctatcaattaccatcagcggaaccgcgagtatcgtcccttattgtcataaataaaacgGTATTATTGGAAGTACttctttcaataaatataacaataataagtaCTGTACCTACTTGTTTGTCGGTTAGTCGAATCAAAACGCGGCAAATTAGTTTAGTTTTCGTTTACGTGGTAATCTGACGTTTGAATGAATAATTGCGCGGAACATAACCTGTCTGCTAGTGAAAGTGCGGTTAATTAAATCAAACGTTTTGTAGATGGGCTGAAAGAAACAGACAGAAATAGTATTTCTGTTAAtcctaacaaaaattaaaacattcttTTTATGTGACAAATGTGTCgggtatttatttaaatgcattttttaaatctagtgTTTTGACATAATAGACAGTCAAAAAAGCCTCCACATCTACACAAAAGGCTAGCATCgtttttgtgattcctctggtgtagcaagagtaATTTCGGTAATAGTGTTTACTTTATTAGCTCGTTTTTGCTCTAATTCAATCAAAAAAACTAGTAGaaattctataatttttaattttcaatgtgttttaaatgaatgttttttGTTAACAGGTCCTTGTCTTCCTTTGCGCCGCGGGTATCGCTTCCGCTGGCAACTTATTGCATGCAGCGCCTCTCACCTACAGCGCGCCTGTGTCTTCAATCTCCTACTCTTCACACACTGCTCATGGATCTCCAATAACTTACGCTGCTGCACCAGTTGTCGGCAAGACCATTGCATACTCAAGCCCAGCATATTCTTACTCATCACCAATCGTAGCCAAGACTTACGCCGCGCCAGCAGTTGCTGCTTACTCACCAATCTACCACGCCCCTGTATCTACATACCACGCCGCCCCCGTAGCTGTTACTAGGACTCTCTCTCCCGCCGTTTCGTACTCATCTGTATCATCTACTAAGACCCTGTCTCCAGCTCTAACAACGTATGCTGCATCTTCTCCAGCCGTGTACGCTTCTCCCGCTGTTTACGCTGCTGCTCCAGTTCCTACTCATACTGTGGCTACCTACGCTTCCGCCCCAGTTGTGAAATCAGCAATTACATACTCAGCAGCTCCAGCCGTTTCCCACGTCACCTACACCGGTTTGGGAGCACACTACGGCTGGTAATCAACCAAATATTTAGTAATTACTTTGAAGTTTTAACAATAGTAGTTTTCCattgttgataatattatgcgtgttatattatattgacagtaaataaatattttcaataatatctaGAAATGTATTTGTAATTACCTACCTATGTTGTTATGTatgttacagccattgtaaaatactctatttcattgaaaagagtggccgttgagtttcttatatgttctactcacgagctcaactatttacgaacatatggtaaattcagtagattaacgaaatatttgaaatgacgattcaaaagcgcttagtttaagcctaattgaataaagtttatttgactttgactatgaaactctttttaagaatttatttattaagatgcTTAAAATCGAATTCTTATTtggtattgataatattttaagctacatcgtgtttaaataattacattttagttgaCTAACTATTGTCGCTTAAGAAAAATTTTGAACGAACTCAAATATATGTATTCTTACGAGACAATCAAAATTAATACAActttgaaattcaaaatggcgGAAAATGAGCTGCATGGAATGTGTAATATACGTATGTATGTATAGTTGTGATGAAAACAAAAGCAATATTAGCAAAGGaaacatatatttatgtataatgaTAAATATGATATACTTACTGATAAACACAAATAGTACTCATACGTAAGGAAAAATAACGGTGTGTCCTCATAGACATTATGTCCACAAGTAAAAAGTTAATCCAGGCAAGGTGAGTTAATAGTACTATATCCAAGaacttatttcattttttaattataatttgatatatttactTTACCAGTTATCAATctcttcaaaattatcattgaaaCAGTTTCAATACGCTGATAAATGAATCGCAAATGAGTACACGGTTCATTTCCGAGTTTGCGGATTCCCAGTTATGTCGTAACTGCTAGATTATGCCGATCTTggtataatttttcaaaaacagTGTCCATTTTATCTGTAACAGGGCGACCAAAGCAGAGTGTATCTTTGACATCAAAATTCCTGGGTTTAAAACACACCAACTTTGTGCTATTCTTTTGACAGTGCAAATACACTGTCAAAAGAAGGAGACGTCTCCTTCTTGTTCGGtctttttattctttataaatCTTTATAAGATTTAGACAAACAAATGGATAATAATAGCTTGAATCaacattttacttatttatttcgtttttgaAATGTGACCTTTTAAATTTCATCACAAACCAGCCAGAtacatgtaatattttattacaagtttaaaCATACcgtatgaaaataaaaaattatctcgACAGCTAGCTAACGACAGCAAAAGAAATGGCGCTAAAGAGACAGACTACGTGTTAAATTTGGTGAGATTCAGTATCTCTTGAAGATGCTTCAggtaaaggcgaaacacgtatcaAATTGGTGAAAGacttaaatataatagaaaatcTTAAAAGAATTAACATTTCAGATGTTTGGACGCGGTTATAAGAGAAGGAAGTTTTTTCGTTCGCTTTTGTTGTTTGTATTTCGACACAACAAAACATGCCATCCCATCTGAgtcagggggcctactcctaaaatcgatattcgataaatcgtggcattagtcgagtcgaatcctactcttagttacatcgtattcaatgtcgaaacgatgattgaacgaacgaaacattattcgatattatcggtcctaaccctactcttagttgaaaatgtcagagatgAACATTCGAATttaacaaataatcaaacgtcactcttacgataatctcaacgacaccttctaggctgtcgatgctaatattgtttcaagttgtattgatatatttgccatacaatatacatacttaataaatattatcgaaatagttatatgtaattatgtgtatcgttgtcgatttggCCAGTAGACCTCCTGATTAATTCATTTATCGCGAGTAGAAAACGccacaattttaattaatttaatttttatcaattttactaTCTGCGAATGAATCTATCCCACTCACTATGAGAATTTGCTTAACGCATCATTGTACTCGCTGTACTTATGTTATATGTATGTGTACACAGCCATACTACAGGTCGTTTCGCCGCTGCCTAAATACGTGTACGAATTTTCAACCAATAAAATATTGTCTAATCTGAGGAAATTGCGATACAATTTGTTTGTTGACTGtgatgttatttaataaatcgCATCAGGAAAGCGCTTTCATATGTTACGACtataacacataatatttatatttggggCACCACCAGACTGTCATAATACTCGTACAGAATTTGCTGTGTGTACAAGTATTATTCGCAGTGAACACTTTGCAGCGGGTATCCTTTGTTTGACCCAAACTTTTTATAGTTCTTCTCACTGCGACAAAATAGTAAAGAATCTCCTCGCCGGCAGTTAGAAAGGTCAGCGGTTAATTATAAGCATAGAGTTGTAAGTCTAAGTAATACACAAGGCGCGTCAGAGAAGAGAACATTTGAAACGCTGATGCAGCAATCTAGAAAAGGCAAGTGAATTTATGGCCACTGTagccgattttgattgacataTCGGTGGCTGGATGAACTGCTACCAGAAATGCTGCTTCATGTTtcttaaattaaagttattatatttttataatctatatatataaatatgaattgctgttcgttagtctcgctaaaactcgagaacggctggaccgatttggctaattttggtcttgaattatttgtggaagtccagggaaggtttaaaagatgaataaacaggaaaatgctgctaaattaaataaaaacaacaaatttgtttttccattggtgtgtccatacataatttctatgagagaattaattattgacgcacggtttgacagttctactgtgaaacgatttcattacgacagcagggtgcatattttacgaagtaatttttgatgttatgatatattattgacaaatttatataaaaccattattttatttattatatacagaccaACGTCTGTCGGGCCAGCTAGTCGCTAATAAAATTCTCTcgaatatctttatattttacggtatgtgtggactGATGCAAcaattgtatatattaatttttgtgtCTAAGTTGTGTATGGTACGGAGAATTGGACGTTTGAGGTATTTtgtttgcatcactttacatatattgtaattgaaaagaTTTGTGAAACGATGAAGCTCTAAATGTCGATTTAATAGAGTCGCAATGAGTGTTTTGCCACTTCTCATCTCTCAAAGCTCAACATTTTCCAAAATGGtgctaaatataaaaagaataggaaaACTTTTATCATTCTAATGTGTCATTTTCTTGACGTACACGACATCAagtgatttcgtttttatttgatttaattataaacatgtGTGTCTCTTTTATTGACACAGGATCAACGTAAtctattctaatattataaaagtgaatgtaagtttgtttgttacgcttccACGCCTAAACCATTGAACTGATTTTGGTGAAATTAAGCACAAGAATAGTCTAGAGCTTGCGAAAGGACAGAGGCATTTTATCGTGAGTAAAAAGCTTGGAGGGTTTGACATAGGGATGGAAGTTTATATGGAAGATCGTCATTATCGAATATGACACCACTtcgtatttaggcacttgatagtttataaaaatgtattaactatAGCAATTtatgtgtgtattatttgcaaagtatatttaaaaaataaaaaatgttgtcTAAAGCTACTATTCCaagcggacgaagtcgcgggtaagcGCTAGTATACAATAATCGAGAAAGTACTTGTAGTTTGGTTTCTTACCGCAACAAgttcttaaaaagtattttatttaagtgtgATACTCTCGCGTTTCACAACTTACTTTAGTAGTTTATGCATGAAAATGTATCAAAACTGATATTTGAAAaccaattatttacattaaatttaattatagcgTCATTGTTAAAGCTGGCTTTTGTTAAGACAAAGATTTTAGTGCCAAgaattttattttctcaatctCTCATTGTTAGTTGTTACCGCATTGTGTCTCACTTTTAGTTTTACGAAGAAAACTTTTGGATTCTCTTGTTCCGTTCAATTCATTGTAGTGTTTGTTTCAATCTATTTCTACAAATCCAAGGGCTGTCGCTTAGAGATTATATGTActtaaaacttattataaattaatacttaaaataagtaggtatt
Above is a genomic segment from Leptidea sinapis chromosome 35, ilLepSina1.1, whole genome shotgun sequence containing:
- the LOC126975271 gene encoding pupal cuticle protein C1B-like; the encoded protein is MYTKVLVFLCAAGIASAGNLLHAAPLTYSAPVSSISYSSHTAHGSPITYAAAPVVGKTIAYSSPAYSYSSPIVAKTYAAPAVAAYSPIYHAPVSTYHAAPVAVTRTLSPAVSYSSVSSTKTLSPALTTYAASSPAVYASPAVYAAAPVPTHTVATYASAPVVKSAITYSAAPAVSHVTYTGLGAHYGW